The Acanthopagrus latus isolate v.2019 chromosome 6, fAcaLat1.1, whole genome shotgun sequence genome includes a region encoding these proteins:
- the ywhaba gene encoding 14-3-3 protein beta/alpha-A, producing the protein MDKNDLVQKAKLAEQAERYDDMAAAMKSVTEQGLELSNEERNLLSVAYKNVVGARRSSWRVISSIEQKTEGNEKKQQMAREYRVKIEAELQEICQDVLNLLSEFLIPKATQAESKVFYLKMKGDYFRYLSEVASGDSKKDTVENSQQAYQDAFNISKKDMQPTHPIRLGLALNFSVFYYEILNSPEQACSLAKQAFDEAIAELDTLNEDSYKDSTLIMQLLRDNLTLWTSENQGDEGETGDGDN; encoded by the exons ATGGATAAGAACGACCTGGTGCAGAAAGCCAAGCTGGCAGAGCAGGCTGAGCGCTACGACGACATGGCGGCTGCCATGAAGTCCGTGACGGAGCAGGGCCTGGAGCTGAGCAACGAGGAGCGTAACCTGCTCTCTGTCGCCTACAAGAACGTG GTTGGGGCCCGTCGTTCATCCTGGCGCGTCATCTCCAGCATCGAGCAGAAGACGGAGGGGAACGAGAAGAAACAGCAGATGGCACGCGAATACCGTGTGAAGATCGAGGCTGAACTCCAAGAAATCTGCCAGGACGTGCTG AACCTGCTCAGCGAATTCCTCATTCCCAAAGCAACTCAGGCGGAGAGCAAGGTGTTCTACCTCAAAATGAAAGGAGACTACTTCAGATACCTGTCAGAGGTGGCCTCTGGGGACTCAAAGAAGG ACACGGTGGAGAACTCTCAGCAGGCTTACCAGGACGCCTTCAACATCAGCAAGAAGGACATGCAGCCAACACACCCCATCCGGCTGGGCCTGGCCCTCAACTTCTCCGTCTTCTACTACGAAATCCTCAACTCGCCCGAGCAGGCCTGCTCTCTGGCCAAGCAG GCTTTCGACGAGGCGATCGCCGAGCTCGACACCTTGAACGAGGACTCGTACAAAGACAGCACGCTGATCATGCAGCTACTAAGGGACAACCTGACT ctgtggaCATCAGAAAACCAGGGCGACGAGGGCGAAACCGGCGACGGAGATAACTAG